One Acidobacteriota bacterium genomic window, CGGCTGCCCCCTGGCAGCACTTTCAGAATTCCCTCGTCCGGGCCGTGGAGAACCGGCGCTGGCTGGTCCGGGTGGCCAATTCGGGCCTCAGCTGTATCATCGACCCCATGGGACGGGTCCGGGAGGCCGTCCCCCTGTTCCAGCGCGGCTGTCTGACCGGCGTGATCCACCCCATGACGGACCGGACGGTCTACGTCGCGGTGGGGGACGTGTTCGCCTGGCTGTGCGTGGCGGTGACGGCGGCATACCTGTTCCTCGCCTTCCGGAAGCACGGGGAGCCCCTGCCGGCCCCGGGCCTGGCCGAGCCCGAGACCCCTGGCGCGGACGAGCCGGGCACGGGTGAGCCGGAGACGGGGGCCCCGGGGGGCCGGGTGGCCGACGGCAGCCCTGACCGGGGAAGCGACCCCGGAACAAAAACCACAGAACACGCAGAACACGTAGAATAAGCAGAATATGCAGAACACGCAGAAAGCATGTTCTGTTAGTAAAATACAAATTGTATTTCTCTGTGCCCCAGTGCCTCTGTGAGAGAATAGGACCGGACCCTTCAAACCACAAAGAACGCAAAGACACGCAAAGAGGGCCAGGAAATCCAGGTTTGTAAGTATTTAAAAGGCGTAAGTTCTGGCTGGTTTCAGGGAAAACCCGGCGACGATGTCCCCGGTGCCGGGGATCGATGCCCCGCGCGTCCTCACCGCGTCAGGGGTTCAATCCGTGTCGCGGGAGCGGCAGGGCGGCCGTCCGATCGGTCAGAAACCTCATTTCGCAACCTCACTTCTTGGCGAACTTGGCGACTTTGCGAGATCCTGATCCGGATCGGCTCTCGCCAAGGCGCAAAGCTCGCAAAGAATGACGGCATGGGGCTTAGAACGCAGCCGCTGAAGCGCCTACCCCTCGAACTGCTCCTGGAAGCGCCCGGCCTGGAGGAGGATCTCGTCCAGGGGCGCGTAGAGGGGTCGCAGGCGGGGCAGGGCGTCGAGGAACTCGCGGCCGTAGGGTTTCGTCATCACCCGGTGGTCGCAGATGAGGACCATCCCCCAGTCGGCGTGGGAGCGGATGAGGCGGCCGAAGCCCTGCTTGAGCTTCAGGACGGCATGGGGAAGCGAGTAGGCGGAAAAGGGGTTGCCCCCGTCCCGCTTGATCTTTTCGAGGCGGGCCTCCACCAGGGGCTCCGTCGGGACCTGGAAGGGGAGCTTGACGATGATGACGCTCCGCAGGGCCCGCCCCTTGACGTCGACGCCTTCCCAGAAACTGTCGACGGCGAAGAGAACCGCCTTGGGAAGGGCCTTGAAGTCCTCCAGCAGCCGGTGACGGTCTGCGCTCCCCTGGCGGAGGAGGTTGAAGCCGGCGGCCCCCAGGGGGCCCTCCAGGGTCCGGTGCATGTGGCTCAGGTGGCTGTAGGACGTGAAGAGGACGAAGGCGCCGCCCTCCGTGGCGTGGACCGCCTTGCGGACCGCCTCGACGGTGGCGTCCAGGAAGGCCCGGTCCGTGGGGTCCGGCAGGTCCCGGGGGACGGCGAACAGCACCCGGTTCCGGTAATCGAAGGGGGACTCCAGCACGGTTTCCGTGATCCGTTCCGGCGGCTGGAGCGCCAGCCCGCTCCGGGCTTTCACGAAGTCGAACTTCCGGCCGACGCTCAGGGTGGCCGAGGTGAGGATCACGGCCTCGTAGCGATCGAAAATGGTCTTGGACAGGCGGGGTGCGACGTCCAGCGGCGCCTGCTCGAAGGCCAGGCTGAACTGGTCTCGCCGTCGCCGGATCTCGATCCACCGGCAGGTGTCCTCGGAGTCCTCCAGGAATTCGTCCAGTTTCTCGGCGCCGGTCCGCAGGCGGAGGATGGCCGCTTCCAGGTCGAGCACGGGGCTCTTGACGTGGTCGAGCAGTTCGGGCGGGAGCTTGTAGAGGAGGTTGGTGAGGCGGCCGCAGGTTCCGGTGAGCCGGATCACTTCCGCCGCCGCGTCGGCGACCGCGGGCCGGATGACGTCTTCCCAGAGCGGGGTGCCCTCGGTGGCCCGGGAGATCCGGATCTTCAGCTCGGTCCCGTCGTAAGCCGATTTCTCCCGTCGGGACAGGACCTCCCGGATCAGCCCGTCGAAAAGCCGGTCCAGCGTTTTTCGGCACTCGGCCCGCGCCGGGGTGAAGACGTCTTCCACGTACTGGTTGATCCGGTGGGCCAGGGGCTTTGCCGAGCGGCCCGCCGCTTTCCCGATGGAGTGGGCCAGCCCGGGGACCAGACCGCGGGAGGGGTCGCGGGCATTCTGAAGCCGGCCCAGGTTGCGGACGAAGAGCCAGGGGGTCAGCCGGACGCCGAAGTACTTGGCCGCCACGTCCTCGACGTGGTGCGCCTCGTCCAGGACCAGCCGGTGAAACTCCGGCAGGACGCCGCCGCTGCCCTTGGGGCCGCTCTGCTCCCGGACCGCCATGTCCGCCATGAGGAGGTGGTGGTTGGCCACGATGAGCTGGGCCTTTGCGGCTGCCCGGCGGGCCATGAAGAGGAAGCACTTCGAGAAGTGGGGGCACTTGGCGAACAGGCAGGCGTCGGACTCGCAGGCCACCAGTTCCCAGGTCTCCCAGGAGAGGGGGATGCCCAGGTCGCTCCGGCTGCCGTCCTGGGTTTTTCCGGACCACTCGACGAGGGCGGACAGTTCCTCGGCGTTCTCCACCGAAGCGCTCAGGACGGGGTCTTTTCGCAGGTCCTCCAGCTTGCGCAGGCAGAGGTAATTGTGGCGCCCCTTCATGAGCACCGCCTCGAACGCCATCCCCAGGCGTTGCTTCAGGAAGGGGATGTCCTTGTGGATGAGCTGCTCCTGGAGGTTGATGGTGTTGGTGGAGACCACCACCCGCTTTTTGTTGTCCAGGGCCCAGCGGATGGCGGGGATGAGGTAGGCCAGGGATTTGCCGACCCCCGTCGCCGCCTCGACGAGGGCCACCCGCTTTTCGTTGAAGGCCCGGACCACCTCGGCCGCCATCCGCTCCTGCTGCGGGCGGTGTTCGAAACCCTCGAGCGCCGCGGCCAGTTGGCCGTCCCGGGAGAAGAGGCTGACGATCTCGTCGGTCCGGAGGTCCTGCGCCTCCGCTTTCCGCATGGGCTCCACGGTGACGTGGAGGCGGGAGACGGCGTTGTCCACGATGCAGGAGGCGACGCCCCGCCCGGCGAACTCGGCGGCCAGGCCGACGTCGTTCTCGGAAGGGGTCAGGTCGCCGCCCGGGTGGTTGTGGATCACCATCATGCCGTGCTCGGCGGCCTCGAGAACGGCCGGCACGCAGTTCCGGTTTCCCCTCGCCACCACGCGGACCGACGCGACCTTCAGGGCGTCGTCCAGGGTCGCCACGCAGAAGACCTCGTGCCCGTGGTTCTGCCGGATCAGGCGACGCAGCGCCTCGACGGCTTCCGGCCGGAAATAGTCCGCCACGTCCTGCATGCTGGAGCCGCCCTCCCCGCGGCGGGGCCATCTTACCACAATCCCGCGCCCCCGTTCGCACTGACCGCCCGGTTTTGCCGGGATGGTTTGCAAAACGTCCTTTTCGCTCACAGAGGCACTGAGAAATACAATCGTCGGTCAGGAACCACGGGCTTCCCGCGGATTCTCCGTGCCCGTGAAAGCAGAGTCGGGACTTGATGCGAGGCCATCGGAATTACCTTCCTGGAAAATGGTGAAATCGGGTACACTGCTTTCGAAAGCCGGAGGGTGAGAAAACCTGATGGGGCGCATTCTCGGGGCATGCCAGCCGTCGATGCCTCCCGTTTGTGCCGTTCGGAGTCTTCATCTCCAGCCGAAACCCCTCCGAGCGGGCCCGGGACTACCCGGCCCTCCGGGCCCTGTTCGACGGGGTGATCGCTTCGCTCCGGGGATGAGCCTGCGAATCGACTACATCCGGCAGACCGACCTGCCCGAGGCCAACGTGTACCGTTTCGGCTTCGGCGGGGTGTTCCACGGCGGCCGGCGGGACTGACGCTCGGAAAAAGCTTGAAATGGCGGGTGATCCGGTGTAAATGGTCAGGAGCACGCCCGATCGGCCGACTGACGTGCCTGCCGTCCCCGGGGCGCCGACCTCCCGGGGAACGGACGCCATCCGGGAGGGAATCCCATGAACATGCTTGACATCATCCGCACCAAGCGCGACGGGGGCACGCTCTCCGCCGAGCAGATCCGTTTCGCCGTCGGGGGGGCCACGGACGCTTCCGTCCCCGACTACCAGCTGAGCGCGTTCCTCATGGCCGTCTTCCTTCGGGGGATGGACGGCGAGGAGACCCGCCGCCTGACCGAGGCCATGCTCCACTCCGGCGACCTCCTGGACCTCTCGGACCTTCCGGGCCCCAAGGCCGACAAGCACAGCACCGGCGGGGTGGGGGACAAGACCTCCCTGATCCTGGCGCCCATCGCCGCGGCGGCGGGGGTGCTGGTGCCCATGATCAGCGGGCGCGGCCTCGGGCATACCGGCGGCACCCTGGACAAGCTGGAGGCCATCCCGGGCTTCTCCGTCAAGCTGGACGTGCCGGGGATCCGCCGCGCCCTCCGGGAGGCCGGTTTTTGCATCGCCGGCCAGACCGAGCGCATCGCCCCCGCCGACCGCAAGCTCTACGCCCTGCGGGACGTCACCTCCACCGTGGAGTCCATCCCACTGATCACCGCCAGCATCATGAGCAAGAAGCTGGCGGAGGGGATCGACGCCCTGGTCCTGGACGTCAAGACCGGCAAGGGGGCTTTCATGCAGACCCGGGAGGACGCCCGGCGCCTCGCCGAGGGCATGGTGGACACGGGCCGGCGCATGGGCAAGCGCATGACGGCCTTCATCACCGACATGAACCAGCCGCTCGGGTTGACGGCCGGCAATGCCGTGGAGGTGGCGGAATCGGTTCGCACCCTTCGCGGCGAGGGCCCGAAGGACCTGGAAGATCTCTCGGTGGAACTGGCGGCGGAGATGATCCGCTTGGGCGGCGCGGCCCCCGACATGGACTCCGCCCGGAAGGCCGCCCGCGAACAACTGGCCTCGGGGCGGGCCCTGGAGCGCTTTGCCCGCTGCGTCGAGTTGCAGGGGGGCGACCCCCGGATCGTCGAGGACCTTTCACGGCTTCCGGCCGCGGCGCGAAACCTGGCGGTCACCGCGGAGGCGGACGGCTACGTGGGGGAGATGGACGCCCGGGGCGTCGGGGTCGCGGTGGTGCTGCTCGGCGGCGGCCGGATGCGGCAGGAGGATGCCGTGGACCCGGCCGTGGGCGTCCGTCTGGAGAAGAAGACCGGCGACCCCGTGAAGCGCGGCGAGACGCTGGCCGTTCTGGAGTACAACGCCGACACCCGGCTCGAGGAAGCGGTGAAATCCGTCCGGTCCGCCTACCGCATCACCCCGGATCCCCCGGCGGCGTCCCCCCTCGTCCTCGAACGTCTGACGGACTAGGGCGCGTTTTTTTTGAGGGGCGTGATTTTTTTCGTGTAATTTGCGCGGATCGCGGCTAAAATCTGCGGGCAAAGTCAAAATCCGGCTGTCCGGGGCTTTGCTTTCGGCGAAACCAAATCATTAATCGCGGAGGCTCCTTTTATGGGCGGTGTCAACCTGACCGGCATCGTGGGTCTCATCGGGATCCCGCTCCTTGCCTACCTCCTCTCCACCAACCGCAAGGCGATCCGGTGGAAAACGGTCTTCTGGGGCTTCGGGCTCCAGTTGGGCTTCGCGCTCATCGTGCTGAAGTGGGAACCGGGGATCCGGGCCTTCCAGTACCTGGGGCAGGCCATCAACCACCTGCTGGACTACTCCCGCTACGGCTCCGAGTTCGTCTTCGGGCCCCTCGGCTCCCGGGCGGCGCTGATCCGGATGGTGGAGAACCTCACCGGGCGCTCCATCGCCAGCAGCGACCCGCTCATGCAGTTCGTGGGGGTCTTCGCCCTCCAGGTGCTGCCCACCATCATCTTCATCGCGGCCCTTTTCGCCATCCTCTACTACCTGGGCGTGATGCAGATCATCGTCCGGATCTTCGCCCGGGTGATGAGCTTCGTCATGGGGGCCTCCGGCGCCGAGTCGCTGAACGTGGCCGCCTCCATCTTCATGGGGCAGACGGAAGCGCCCCTCACCATCCGGCCCTTCCTGGCCAAGATGACCCAGTCCGAGTTGATGTGCGTCATGACCTCGGGGATGGCCCACATCTCCGGCGGCATCATGGCGGCCTACATCGCCTTCGGCGCCAGGGCCGAACACCTGCTCACCGCCGTCATCATGACGGCGCCCGGCACCATCATGATGGCCAAGCTCCTGGTCCCCGAGACCGAGAAACCCGAGACCATGGGCAAGGTGAAGCTGGACATCCCCAAGACCGACGTCAACATCATCGACGCCGCCTGCCGCGGGACCGGGGAAGGCATGCACCTGGCCATGAACGTGGCGGCCATGCTGATCTCCTTCATCGCCCTCATCGCCCTCTTCAACGGCCTCCTGGGACTCATCCCCGTGGGGGGCACGCCGCTGTCCATGGAACGGATCTTCGGGTGGGCCTTTGCCCCCGTCGCCTGGGCCATGGGGGTGCCCTGGGCCGACTGCACCAACATCGGGAACCTCCTGGGGACCCGCCTGGTGCTCAACGAGTTCATCGCCTACATGGGCCTCGGCAACATGAAGGACCTCCTCGACCCGCGCTCCTTCACCATCGCCACCTTCGCCCTCTGCGGCTTCGCCAACTTCTCGTCCATCGGGATCCAGATCGGCGGCATCGGCGCCCTGGCCCCCACCCGCCGGCACGACCTGGCGCGGCTCGGGTTCAAGGCGGTCCTGGCGGGGACCCTGGCCAACTTCATGACGGCGTCCATCGCCGGCATCCTGATCGTCCCGAAACCGGTGATGGTCGCCCCGCCCGTGATCGTGCATCAGAAGACGGTGGACTTCCCCATGACCTTCCAGGCCGTCCTCTCCGGCAGCATCGACCCCAAGGGCAACAGCGTCGACTGCTGGTTCGAGTACGCGTCGGACGCGGCCTTCAAGCTGGAGAACAAGGAAGGCACGGAAGCCAGGAAGCTGGTGTACCATCACCGGACCGACAAGAAGGTCCTCACCGGCGAGGGTCCCAAGGAACTCGATGCGGTGGTCCGGCACCTGCCGGCGGGTTCCAAATGGCACTATCGGCTCGTGGTCTTCTCCGGGAAGGAAACGGTTTTCGGCCAGGACCAGGTCTTCACGGTCCCGGTGCCGAAGTTCAGCCCGGACAATCTCCCGGCGGCCGCCCCGACCCCGGTGGTCACCGCCGAGCCCGGAGCGCCGGCGGCGGCCCCGGCGCCGGAGACGGCCCCCGCGGATCCGCCCAAGTAACGCCGCTCGATCGGAGGAACCTCAAGGCCGCGCCCCCGGGCGCGGCCTTTTTCCATGGGGTGGATTCCGGGCGAGCCGTCCGGAACGAACGGCACTCCGCACGTTCGCGGCCGGCGTCCGCGGTGCCGCCCCGTGGACAAGGCACCGCCTCGCAAGGGCAGGCCCGCCCCGAAGGCGGCGGGAGGAAAGCGTTGCATTCGATTCTCAGGAGATGGCGTCCGACCGATTCACAGTGAGCGGAAACGGCTCCTCTCCGTGCCTCCGTGCCTTGGTGAGAGAAATTCCGGAAGGTCCCTCCCGGCGGCACGGCATTCCGGTGAAGGCGATCATTCATTCCCCATGGCTGCATCCCGGGTTAACCGGTCTTCTTTGCGGTTTTGGCGCCTTGGCGAGATCCAGATCCGGACCGATTCTCGCCAGGACGCCAAGCTCGCAAGGGAAGACCGCACCGGCCGCAACTTCCACTCTCGGCCAACGTTTCGGAAGATCGATCCCAATAGCTTCCGCGATTTGGCAACGATTTTACTTTGTCGGTCATACCGGGGTTCGAGGAAATGGAAGGTTCCCGGAAGGGGCGACCTCTACCAGAAACCCGAACAACCGGCTTTCGGGATGCTGTGATAAGATGCCCCGGTTTCGGCCGGGCTCACCCGCTGGCCCTTTGCGAGGGACCCTGGACCGGGCGGTTCCAACCCACTGCAGGAGACTGACGATGAAACGAGTCGGCTTGATCTTGATGCTGTCCACAATGCTGCTTCCCTTTGCCGCCATGGCCCAGGACGATGTTGAGGGCGGGAAGGACCACCCGCTCTTCACCCGGATGCCGGGGTTCTATATCCAGCGGTACGAGGAAAAGGACTTCGACACCCATTCGTTTTGGGAGAAAGGAAAGGAGGTCCCGGTGGAAGGGCGTACCACGACCCTCCTCTATGCGGTCAGAGAGGGGGTGAAGGAACCCAGCCGGCTCCAGGTCCTGGCCAACCACGAAAACGCGGCGCGAAAGGCGGGCGGGACGGTCCTGTCCAGGGACGACGACGGCAACGCCTATCTGCGGCTGGCAGAGGGGGGACGCGAATACTGGGTTCACGTCAATGCCTACATCACGTCCCAGTACACCGTGGTCGTCGTCGAAAAAAAGGCCATGACCCAGGACGTCGCGGCCAACGCCGAGGCCTGGTCCCGGGACATCGGGGCCACCGGCCGCGCTGCCGTCTACGGGATCTTCTTCGACAGCGGAAAGTCCGAATTCGGGCCCGGGTCGGACGCCGCCCTGGCCGAGATCGCCCGGTTGCTGAAAGCCAACCCCGGATGGTCGGTCTGGGTGGTGGGGCACACGGACAGCACGGGGGACGCCGCCGTCAACCTCGCGCTGTCCAAGGCCCGGTCCGAAGCGGTCGTCAGGGCCCTGGTCGGGCAGCACGGGATCGAGCTCCGGCGCCTGGAGGGCCATGGCGTCGGGCCGCTCGCCCCGGTGGCCTCCAACGACACCGACGAGGGGAAGGCGAAGAACCGTCGGGTGGAAATCGTCAAGCGCTGAGAGCGGGGACCCGGGCCCATCCTGATCCGCCCCGGAGGTTTTTTTTGCAACCATCGGGGAGTTGGAGGGTTTGATTCAGCACGCGACCGAGCGCCCCGAGCCGGGACGAATCGGAAACCGACATCATCGAGGAGGAGTTCATGAAACCGTCGTGGTCGTTGATCACCCTGATCCTGGCGCTCGGCGCCGCGTCCGCCGCACTGGCCGCCGGCTGGCCCTCGAACGTGACCCCGGTGGCCATCCAGAAGGGAAAGACCGTCACCGTGGCCGGAAAACTGGAGACCGGCCAGGTCCTGCCCGACCTTTCCTGGGCCTCCCGGAGTTCGGTGGCGTGCTTCCCCGCCACCCAGAACCTCCGTTTCAACGGAAAGCACGTTCTCTACGCGACCCAGCTTCCGCCCCGGTCGATCCTGACCGTCAAGGTCGTTCCGGACGACCCGTCCGTCGATCTGAGCATCTACGCCTACTCCATCGGCGTCAATAACTTCGCCGTGGTCCCGGACCTGGGGTCCTGCGTCAGTTGCGAGGCCGAGCACAAGTGGGACCGCCCCAAGCGCGGCAAGACCCAGGACCACACCCGCGCGGTCAAGCTCAACGCCGTCACCAACCCCTACAACGTGGTGGTGGGCGTGGCCGGCGCCAACGGCCGCAACACGGGGTCCTACACGCTGGAGTTCACGCTGGAGTGACCGAAGGCCGGAACCGGCGGCGGATCTGAATGGCGACGGTCAGGTCACCGCCGCTGACGTCCATGTTCCGCCCGTTTGTCGACGGGAAGAGGTGCAGCGCCACGGGGATCGCCCCGCCCTGCGCAGTGGCGCAAGCTTCAGCTTGCGCGGTAAATCAAAGGAGCTGCGAGGCGAATCCGGGCGGAATCCCGACCGTAATTTCGCTCGCCAAGGCACGGGGGCACGGAGAAGAGACGTCTCCAATAACCGTGAACCGGCCGAACCCTTTCTCCGATCTCGTGCCTCCTGAATGCCGACTCCCCGCTCCTTCCTTCTGCCTTCTGGATTCTGAATTCTGTCTTCTCCGTTCGTAAGGAACCACGAAATACACGGAATACACGAAAGGGGCTGGAACCACGAACCACGCCAACCACACGAACAAGCTCATCGTCAGGCTCTGCGGGGCTTTGCGTCTTGGCGCCTTCGCGTGAGGCCGATCAGAGAGCTTCCCGAGGCTTTTGGCTTTCTTTCCTTCCCACCGGGCAGACGGCGACGCAGATGCCGCAGATGCGGATGTCGCCGTCGAAATAACGCTTCCCGAACTCCGTGCACTGGTTGCGGCACTTGCGGGCGTCGAGGAGGGCGTCGCGGTCGACGGAGACGTCCCAGGGGGCCCCGCTGACCGCCCCGGCGGGGCAGCCGTCGATGCAGACCCGGCAGGTGCCGCAGCGCCCCTTCGTCACCGGGTGACCCACTGGGCCGACGGGTCGGTCGGTCAGCACCGTCACCAGCCGGAGCCGGGGCCCGAAGCGCTTCGAGACGAAGAGGGCGCACTTGCCGATCCACCCGAGCCCGGCCCGGGTGGCCGCCATCTTGTGGGGGAAGGGGGTCCGCAGGTCCGCGGCGTAGATCGTGTCGAGGTCCCGGCCGGAAACGGTGGGCGCAATCGCCATGGCCTCGATGCCGTGCCCGCGCAAGTCCTCGACGATCCCCCCGGCAATGGCGGCCAACTGGTCGTTGACGGCCCGGTAGTGCTCGAAGTACTCCCGGGTCGGACCGTCGAGCAGGCCGTCCACGATGCGCCCGTCCAACCGTTTCCCGATGGAGATCCCGTAGCGGAATTCGCCGAGCGAGGCGTCCAGCACCCCGCCCAGGTCCGCGAGCCCCCAGATGAAATCCACCGCTGGAAGGCATCGATTGGCAACGAGTTGATCAGGTTTCTTAAAATCCAAGATTTTCCTCGAGTTGCAGTCGGGGAACGGTTGCGGGCTCACGTCAGGCTCCGTGCCTTTGCGCCTCCGTGAGAGAAGAATCCGGAAAATCTCTCACCAAGGCACGGAGGCACAGAGAAGGCGCCTGGGCAGATGCTCGGTAACCGCTGATCTGAGACTATCCGGACTCTCGCAAAGACGCGAAGACGCAAAGCCTCGCAAAGCGACGTCAGAGAAGAATCCCCGGCTTTTAACCGTCGGGATCTCAAGCAAAACCGATCAACAGCACCCGGAACCCTTTCGTGTGGTTCTTGTCATTCGTGGTTTCTTTCCGGCCAATCCTTGCCAGGACTGTCGAATCTTTTCCCTTCGCGAGGCTCCGCGTCCTGGCGCCCTGGCGTGAGACCGGGATCGCTACAGGCTCACCCGGCGCGGGTTGCGGTCCAGGACCTTCTGGAGGGTTCCGGCGATGTCGCCCGTCTTGGACAGGAGCATCATGGCCGCGATGATGTAGGGCTTCCAGCCGGCTTCCTTGTAGGTGGGCACCCGGTAGTGCTCGAAGACGTCCCTGGACACCTCGCCCGCCTTGCAGCTCACGTCGGTGATATCCGCCGGGAGGCAGTGCATGTAGAGCGCCTCGCCGCCCCGGGTGAGCTTCATCTTCTCGGCGGTGCACTCCCAGTCGACGAAGCGGGCGTTGTTGGCCAGGCAGCGCTTCTCCAGGTCCTTGAGCCCGTCGCGGTCGTTGTTCTTCAGGAGCACGGTGCGCTCCTCCATGACGTGGTAGGGGGCCCAGGACTTGGGGTAGACGATGTCGGCGTCCCGGAAGGCCTCGTCCATGGAGTTGGAGACGGTGAAGGCGCCGCCGGCGGCCGCCGCGTGCCGGGCCGCGGTCTCCTCGATCTCGGGGATGAGTTGATAGCCCTCGGGGTAGGCCAGGGAGACGTTCATCCCGAAGCGGGTCATGAGGGCGATGATCCCTTGGGGGACCGACAGCGGCTTGCCGTAGCTGGGGGAGTAGGCCCACGTCATGGCGATCTTCTTCCCGCGCAGGTTCTCCGCGCCGCCGAAGTGCCGGACCAGGTGGGCCAGGTCGGCCATGGCCTGGGTGGGGTGGTCCATGTCGCACTGAAGGTTCACCAGGGTCGGGCGCTGGTGCAGGACACCCTCGCGGTAGCCCGATTCGGCGGCCTGGGCCACTTCGCGCATGTAGGCGTTGCCCATCCCCAGGTACATGTCGTCGCGGATGCCGATGACCTCCGAGTGGAAGGAGATCATGTTGGTGGTCTCCCGCACGGTCTCGCCGTGGGCGATCTGGGATTTCCCCTCGTCCAGGTCCGCCACGGTCAGGCCCAGCATGTTGGAGGCGCTGGCGAAGGAGAAGCGCGTCCGGGTGGAGTTGTCGCGGAACTGGGAGATGGCGAGGCCGGACTCGAAGACCTTCAGGCTGACGTTGTTCTCGTAGAGGTCGCGGAGGATCTCGGCCGTCAGTATGGTGGCCGCGATCTCGGCGTCGGTCTTTTCCCACGTGAGCAGGAAGTCGGTGTGCTTCATGTCGACGTTGAGCGCCTGCAGGCGCCCGATCTTGTCCTGGGTTTGCTTCATAGTGGTTTCCTCCTGGAATTGAACGGCCCGGTGCCTCTTCGGGGGGGCGCGGGGGCCGGAAAGGGCTGGATTATACAGAAATGTCCGGGGAAATCAAGAAGGATATTCCGGTTTTCCGCCCGGAAACCGGCGTTCCCGATCGCTTGCCGGGCGGTGTACGATCGTGCCGCGGCAGGACCGTGCGCGGCCCGGAGTGCCGCGCTAGGACCGTGATCGGCGCTCCTGGAAGGCGCGGAAGTTGGCCTCGGCCCACCGGTCGGTGAGGGCGTTCATCTCCTCGAGCGTCCGGTGCCGGTAGACGCCGGGCGGAAAATGGAGGCCGGTCGTCATTCGCCCGAAGCGCCAGATCCCAGTGAGGATGCGAGGGAGGACGGGGTCATCCGGCGCGTGCCAGCGTTCCCGCTTCATGTCCTCGAGAGACCGGAATTTCCGGACTGGCATTACTTCTCCTCAAAGCCGAATCGTTCACGGATGGATTCCGCATCTATCCGGTCCTTGGCGCGAACGGTGCCGAGCTTCATCCGGTACAGAGTGCGGGGGCTGACGACGGAGATGGTCAGATCCCCATGCG contains:
- a CDS encoding OmpA family protein, which produces MKRVGLILMLSTMLLPFAAMAQDDVEGGKDHPLFTRMPGFYIQRYEEKDFDTHSFWEKGKEVPVEGRTTTLLYAVREGVKEPSRLQVLANHENAARKAGGTVLSRDDDGNAYLRLAEGGREYWVHVNAYITSQYTVVVVEKKAMTQDVAANAEAWSRDIGATGRAAVYGIFFDSGKSEFGPGSDAALAEIARLLKANPGWSVWVVGHTDSTGDAAVNLALSKARSEAVVRALVGQHGIELRRLEGHGVGPLAPVASNDTDEGKAKNRRVEIVKR
- a CDS encoding epoxyqueuosine reductase: MDFIWGLADLGGVLDASLGEFRYGISIGKRLDGRIVDGLLDGPTREYFEHYRAVNDQLAAIAGGIVEDLRGHGIEAMAIAPTVSGRDLDTIYAADLRTPFPHKMAATRAGLGWIGKCALFVSKRFGPRLRLVTVLTDRPVGPVGHPVTKGRCGTCRVCIDGCPAGAVSGAPWDVSVDRDALLDARKCRNQCTEFGKRYFDGDIRICGICVAVCPVGRKESQKPREAL
- a CDS encoding DEAD/DEAH box helicase — protein: MQDVADYFRPEAVEALRRLIRQNHGHEVFCVATLDDALKVASVRVVARGNRNCVPAVLEAAEHGMMVIHNHPGGDLTPSENDVGLAAEFAGRGVASCIVDNAVSRLHVTVEPMRKAEAQDLRTDEIVSLFSRDGQLAAALEGFEHRPQQERMAAEVVRAFNEKRVALVEAATGVGKSLAYLIPAIRWALDNKKRVVVSTNTINLQEQLIHKDIPFLKQRLGMAFEAVLMKGRHNYLCLRKLEDLRKDPVLSASVENAEELSALVEWSGKTQDGSRSDLGIPLSWETWELVACESDACLFAKCPHFSKCFLFMARRAAAKAQLIVANHHLLMADMAVREQSGPKGSGGVLPEFHRLVLDEAHHVEDVAAKYFGVRLTPWLFVRNLGRLQNARDPSRGLVPGLAHSIGKAAGRSAKPLAHRINQYVEDVFTPARAECRKTLDRLFDGLIREVLSRREKSAYDGTELKIRISRATEGTPLWEDVIRPAVADAAAEVIRLTGTCGRLTNLLYKLPPELLDHVKSPVLDLEAAILRLRTGAEKLDEFLEDSEDTCRWIEIRRRRDQFSLAFEQAPLDVAPRLSKTIFDRYEAVILTSATLSVGRKFDFVKARSGLALQPPERITETVLESPFDYRNRVLFAVPRDLPDPTDRAFLDATVEAVRKAVHATEGGAFVLFTSYSHLSHMHRTLEGPLGAAGFNLLRQGSADRHRLLEDFKALPKAVLFAVDSFWEGVDVKGRALRSVIIVKLPFQVPTEPLVEARLEKIKRDGGNPFSAYSLPHAVLKLKQGFGRLIRSHADWGMVLICDHRVMTKPYGREFLDALPRLRPLYAPLDEILLQAGRFQEQFEG
- the ygeW gene encoding knotted carbamoyltransferase YgeW, encoding MKQTQDKIGRLQALNVDMKHTDFLLTWEKTDAEIAATILTAEILRDLYENNVSLKVFESGLAISQFRDNSTRTRFSFASASNMLGLTVADLDEGKSQIAHGETVRETTNMISFHSEVIGIRDDMYLGMGNAYMREVAQAAESGYREGVLHQRPTLVNLQCDMDHPTQAMADLAHLVRHFGGAENLRGKKIAMTWAYSPSYGKPLSVPQGIIALMTRFGMNVSLAYPEGYQLIPEIEETAARHAAAAGGAFTVSNSMDEAFRDADIVYPKSWAPYHVMEERTVLLKNNDRDGLKDLEKRCLANNARFVDWECTAEKMKLTRGGEALYMHCLPADITDVSCKAGEVSRDVFEHYRVPTYKEAGWKPYIIAAMMLLSKTGDIAGTLQKVLDRNPRRVSL
- a CDS encoding thymidine phosphorylase, which translates into the protein MNMLDIIRTKRDGGTLSAEQIRFAVGGATDASVPDYQLSAFLMAVFLRGMDGEETRRLTEAMLHSGDLLDLSDLPGPKADKHSTGGVGDKTSLILAPIAAAAGVLVPMISGRGLGHTGGTLDKLEAIPGFSVKLDVPGIRRALREAGFCIAGQTERIAPADRKLYALRDVTSTVESIPLITASIMSKKLAEGIDALVLDVKTGKGAFMQTREDARRLAEGMVDTGRRMGKRMTAFITDMNQPLGLTAGNAVEVAESVRTLRGEGPKDLEDLSVELAAEMIRLGGAAPDMDSARKAAREQLASGRALERFARCVELQGGDPRIVEDLSRLPAAARNLAVTAEADGYVGEMDARGVGVAVVLLGGGRMRQEDAVDPAVGVRLEKKTGDPVKRGETLAVLEYNADTRLEEAVKSVRSAYRITPDPPAASPLVLERLTD